One Bacteroidota bacterium genomic window, TCATCCACCAGCTCCCACGCTTTCGTATTCTCGCGTGGAGAGTATTTGAATGTATACGCTCCGTCGTACCGGACTTCACGCATCAACTCAACCGTCATCCGGTGTTCTTCTTCAGTTTCAGACGGGAACCCGCTAATGATGTCGGTGGTGAGACTTGCATCCGGCATCGCCGTTCTAATCTTCTCAACAAGTCCGAGATAATGTTCAATGGTGTAGGTACGGTTCATCAACTCCAAAATCCTGTTCGAGGCAGACTGAACCGGCAGATGAATGTACTTGCAGATATTGCTGTTTGCCGCAATCGTCCCGATCAGCTTGTCGCTCATATCCTGCGGGTGGGATGTCGTGAAGCGAATCCGCATGGTCCGGTCGACTTCAGCAACACTTCGCATCAGGTCGGCAAAATCGTATTCGCCGTCGCTGTACGAATTGACATTCTGCCCCAACAACGTCACCTCTTTGAAGCCGCGTTCGGCAAGGTTTCGTACCTCTTCCACAACGCTTGCCAGCGATCGGCTCCGTTCGCGGCCGCGTGTGAACGGAACAACGCAAAACGAGCAGAACTTGTCGCAGCCCCGCATGACGGAAAGCCACGCGCTGATACCGTCCGTGCGGAGGGGGACGATATCTTCGTAATTCTCGACCCGCGACAGCCGTGTGGCAATTCCTTTTTCTCCCACGAAGGCGTTTTCGATCAGTTCGGGAAGCTTCCGGTACTCGTCCGGCCCGACAACGAGATCAACCAACTTTTCTTCTTCCACCAACTTGAAGCGCAGCCTTTCGGCCATACAGCCGAGGATCCCGATAAGCGTGCCCGGCCGCTGCTTTTTATACGTTCCGAACAGCCCGATCCGGCCGTAAATGCGCTGCTCGGCATTGTCGCGGATGGCGCACGTATTTACCAAAATCACGTCCGCAGCGGACATATCGTTGGTGAAGCCGTAGCCCTGCCGTGCGAGAATGCCGCCGACAACCTCGCTGTCTGCCATGTTCATCTGGCAGCCATACGTTTCAATATAGACGCGCTTCATTGAGTATGACAAAACTGAATGGGCTTGGGGGTGAAAAAAATCTATCCAAAGCATGACAGATATACAATCAGGGTGGGTTAAATGAGAGTTAAATGATTTTAATTGCTAAGGATTTTGTGCGAAGTGGAACAGGAAATGCCAATTCGTCACGCCTTCGGGTGGAAGGGGTGTGTGACAAAAAGTGAGAGGGAGGGAGAGGCGATTCCTATCGTCCGATGGAGTCGGTTTTCCGATTCGGAAAACGCCCCTACGGTTGAAAGCTTCAGGTTTTAAGCTGGAGTAGAACGGATCGCCGATCCGTTCTACAGAAGCTCGCGGTCACGGCGGCCGTGTCCAATCGGTGGCTGTGATGATTGTTGGGGTGTTGCTGTCACGTCAAGTACTTTGTATCTTGGAAACGAAAACTGCTCTCTCACATAATCTCTTCACGCATTCATCGCGAAGGAGGCCACCATGAGATATCACCTTGCATTTCTGTTGCTGGTCACTCTGGCGGTTGGGAGTTCTGCCCAACAATTTGAATGGGCAAATGTCCACCCCCTCGTCCTTACGTCAAATTACAACACGGTGCGGAACGTCCTCACTCTTGACACCGCGGACAATCCTGTCTCCGGGCGGCTTGTGCGAACGGTATCGGGCAACTTCGGCGAATCTGTGATTGAGAAACTCAATACGTCCGGAACCACGATCTTTTCGGACACCCTCTTTGGCAAAGTCTTTCTGCAACACCTTACATCCGACAACAACAATAACCTGATTGTCGCCGGCCTGTTCCGGGACACGATTCGCGTCGATACCGCCATGCGAACACTTCCTTCGTCGAACCTGGTTCATAGCTTCATTATGAAACTCGATCCTGATGGAAGATTGGTATGGTTGAGAGACATGACGCAGACAAATCCGATCGTCAAGGAGATTTTTTCTTTGAAGTCCGACAGGGATAACAACATCTGGGCGGCGACTTCACCGGGTTTCCCTACTTCGTATGTGATGAAGCTGGATGGAAATGGAAATGAAGTCGCCTCGTTCCAGCAGATCAATGCCCGTATCATATCAAGCCTGGCAATTGATGCTGAGGGTAATGTTTGGGCTGCCGGTTCCACGTTCGATGGCAGCCACTCGTTCAATGGATTGCAAGTCACGGCTCCCTACCCGTACAACATCTATGTCGTACGGTATTCACCGAGCGGAGCGGCCCCTTTCGTGCGGTTCGTTCAGGATATCACACTCCCGTCTCCCCTTCTTGCTGCAACAGGTCGAGATGTGATCATGGGGGGGGAGACTTCTTGCGCCCACATCGTTCGGCGGGCTTCCGGCACACGGCCCGCGCTGGGTGTATGACTTGTATTCGACAAGGATCGATTCGAGCGGATCATTCGTCTGGCTCACTGAGGTCCCGTTTGAGGTTGGAGGTGACGCCGGTCCTGGTGAAGGGCCGTTCCTCGCAACGAGTCCCGATGGTTCAGTCATTGCCACTGGGTTCACTCGGGGAACTTTGAACTGGGGAAACGGGGTGGTCACGCAAGCGCAAAGCACAACGGACATTCTCGTGATCAACCATTCCTTTTCTGATGGGACAGTGCGGTGGGCGAAGACGGCCGGAGGCGTGTACTACAACAGGGGAGATGCCGTTGCCATTGATCGCCGCGGAGCGATCTACGTTGCCGGCATGGTGGGAGTGAATGCCCGCTTCGACTCACTTCAGTTCACCGGGGAAGAGATTAACACCTTCATTGCGAGAATCGGTCCCGGCGGAGCTACATCGGTTGGTGATGAGCCACAGCCGTACGAGTTTTCTTTGCATCAGAATTACCCGAATCCGTTCAACCCCACGACAACAATTACATTCAGCATTCCCGTCGGGATGGGGCAAGCCCCGTCAATACTGAAGGTTTATGATCTGCTCGGAAGGGAAGTGGCAACGTTGGTGAACGGGCAGCGGAATCCGGGAATGTACAAGGTCACTTGGAATGCGGAAGGCGCCGCCAGCGGTGTGTACATTTGCCGGTTAACTACAGGCGGCTTAACGGCAACACGGAAGCTTTTGCTGGTTCGCTGAAGAATATTGCGGGTTTGCGGCGTTCGTTCTTAAACTGGGTCGTCATGGCATCGATGTCCAATCGGCAGGCCGTGACGACTAAAGCGATGATGCTGTCACAGATCGCAAGCTGTGCATGTTTGCTGTGACTCAAGCCGTCAATTTTTCCTTAATGATCCTCAGGCACAGCACAATCTGTTTCTTTGCGATATCGCCCTGCTTAATGACAACGTTGAGTACTTTCTCCTTCCGTTCTGGGCTGCCGACTGAACTCGGATTGCAACAGGCATGGACATATTTTTCAAATATGAAATGGTATTGTCTTATCGTTGCATAGGTAGTTGAAAGCGAACCCAATAGGTCGGGATCATTTAGCCACTGGAGTTCTCCCCCATCAGAGAATGCATTCCATGATTCTAGCCGAA contains:
- the miaB gene encoding tRNA (N6-isopentenyl adenosine(37)-C2)-methylthiotransferase MiaB, whose protein sequence is MKRVYIETYGCQMNMADSEVVGGILARQGYGFTNDMSAADVILVNTCAIRDNAEQRIYGRIGLFGTYKKQRPGTLIGILGCMAERLRFKLVEEEKLVDLVVGPDEYRKLPELIENAFVGEKGIATRLSRVENYEDIVPLRTDGISAWLSVMRGCDKFCSFCVVPFTRGRERSRSLASVVEEVRNLAERGFKEVTLLGQNVNSYSDGEYDFADLMRSVAEVDRTMRIRFTTSHPQDMSDKLIGTIAANSNICKYIHLPVQSASNRILELMNRTYTIEHYLGLVEKIRTAMPDASLTTDIISGFPSETEEEHRMTVELMREVRYDGAYTFKYSPRENTKAWELVDDIPEDVKGQRVFEISQLQQKISQELNQKLIGKVEQVLVEGPSKKSDEEWTGRTDTNRTVIFSKNGEASGEYVDILIERCNPATLFGKRAGSHSDLKTGFMTEMVTQ
- a CDS encoding T9SS type A sorting domain-containing protein; the protein is MVTQAQSTTDILVINHSFSDGTVRWAKTAGGVYYNRGDAVAIDRRGAIYVAGMVGVNARFDSLQFTGEEINTFIARIGPGGATSVGDEPQPYEFSLHQNYPNPFNPTTTITFSIPVGMGQAPSILKVYDLLGREVATLVNGQRNPGMYKVTWNAEGAASGVYICRLTTGGLTATRKLLLVR